The following proteins come from a genomic window of Montipora foliosa isolate CH-2021 chromosome 2, ASM3666993v2, whole genome shotgun sequence:
- the LOC137991156 gene encoding trace amine-associated receptor 1-like, which translates to MGQTEATFIANVVTCILNSLFSPTTCAGNFIIVYVIWKSRGLHSPSFFLLGCLAVADFLVGAICQPTLVGSKIAELQGDPSLICPLRMLQSMSAWITGSVSLFILTLVSIDRLLALTLHLRYNSVVTVSRMCFAVLLLWIATATTVSLRFAVTNWLIIPLLSLLITFLAIAFCTYKIFHLVERHRRQIREQNMAMSLGANASKELKCRKSAVTILYVYGLLLTFYIPLFATVLADNMIGYTRSVQIAYAFSTTTVFINSFLNPVVYCWRIREIRQAVVSVLRRPQQRLLNRKANNSVHNLNGSEGFDQNKPEELEDSLENLDHLQTS; encoded by the coding sequence ATGGGCCAAACAGAAGCAACATTTATTGCAAATGTTGTTACGTGTATCCTGAACTCGCTGTTTTCTCCGACAACGTGTGCGGGAAATTTTATTATAGTATACGTGATTTGGAAGTCACGAGGCCTCCATTCGCCATCTTTTTTCCTTCTGGGTTGTCTTGCAGTTGCAGATTTCCTTGTTGGAGCAATCTGTCAGCCAACTTTAGTTGGTAGCAAAATAGCCGAACTTCAAGGAGATCCAAGCCTTATCTGTCCATTGAGAATGCTTCAATCCATGAGTGCGTGGATAACAGGCAGCGTATCTTTGTTCATTTTAACGCTTGTGTCCATCGATCGCCTTCTTGCTCTCACACTTCATTTAAGATACAATTCCGTTGTCACGGTTTCTCGAATGTGTTTCGCAGTTTTGCTGCTATGGATTGCCACTGCAACTACTGTATCATTGAGGTTTGCAGTTACCAACTGGCTAATAATCCCGTTACTATCACTGCTCATTACTTTTCTTGCCATTGCATTCTGCACCTACAAAATATTTCACCTCGTTGAAAGACATCGACGTCAAATACGCGAGCAAAACATGGCCATGAGCTTGGGTGCGAATGCGTCAAAAGAACTCAAATGTCGAAAATCAGCTGTGACTATTCTTTATGTTTATGGCTTGCTCCTAACGTTTTATATTCCATTGTTTGCAACGGTTCTTGCGGACAACATGATTGGGTATACTCGATCCGTGCAGATTGCATACGCCTTTTCCACAACGACTGTCTTCATCAACTCGTTTTTAAATCCAGTCGTGTACTGCTGGCGAATACGAGAGATACGCCAAGCTGTGGTTAGTGTGCTAAGAAGACCACAACAACGTTTATTAAACAGAAAGGCAAACAATTCTGTCCACAACCTGAATGGATCTGAAGGTTTTGATCAAAACAAACCGGAGGAACTAGAGGATTCACTGGAAAATttggaccatttacagacttcataa